One genomic region from Salvia hispanica cultivar TCC Black 2014 chromosome 2, UniMelb_Shisp_WGS_1.0, whole genome shotgun sequence encodes:
- the LOC125204060 gene encoding transcription factor bHLH30-like isoform X2 — MQHQHNTSTDAYLNGAADVSQILPWTLNPAHDPFLLPQARGLQYGYDGDHHLRFLTESFSQVVHPGGGGGIPFGLHAELQKMTAQEIMDAKALAASKSHSEAERRRRERINNHLAKLRSLLPSTTKTDKASLLAEVIHHVKELKRQTSLIAETSPVPTEIDEVNVDNEADEEGRAVIKASICCEDRSDLLPDLIKALKSLRLRTLKAEITTLGGRVKNVLFVTGDDECEHSMSSIEEALRAVMDKTSDQSGSGSVKRQRTNSNILDQQASLSNSIHHFMT, encoded by the exons ATGCAGCACCAGCACAACACTAGCACAGATGCATACCTAAATGGAGCTGCCGACGTCTCACAGATCCTACCGTGGACCCTCAACCCGGCCCACGACCCCTTCCTCCTCCCGCAGGCCCGGGGACTGCAGTACGGATACGACGGTGACCACCACCTGAGGTTCCTCACTGAGTCGTTCAGCCAGGTTGTGCATCCCGGCGGTGGTGGCGGCATCCCTTTCGGCCTCCACGCCGAGCTGCAGAAGATGACGGCACAAGAAATCATGGATGCCAAAGCTCTCGCGGCGTCGAAAAGCCACAGCGAGGctgagagaagaagaagagagagaatcaACAACCATCTTGCTAAGCTCCGAAGCTTGCTCCCTAGCACCACCAAA ACAGACAAAGCTTCATTGCTGGCTGAAGTGATCCACCACGTGAAGGAGCTGAAGCGGCAGACATCCCTCATCGCAGAGACGAGTCCGGTCCCTACCGAGATAGACGAGGTAAACGTGGATAACGAAGCGGACGAGGAGGGTAGAGCGGTGATCAAGGCGTCCATATGCTGCGAGGATCGGTCGGATCTGTTGCCGGATCTCATCAAGGCGCTGAAATCCCTCCGCCTGCGAACACTCAAAGCGGAGATCACCACGCTCGGTGGAAGAGTGAAGAATGTGCTCTTCGTAACCGGAGATGATGAATGTGAGCACTCCATGAGCTCCATTGAAGAAGCGCTTAGAGCAGTGATGGACAAAACTAGTGATCAATCCGGTTCGGGGAGTGTGAAGAGGCAGAGAACCAATAGCAATATCCTTGATCAACAGGcttctctttcaaattcaattcatcATTTTATGACCTAA
- the LOC125208116 gene encoding transcription factor CYCLOIDEA-like encodes MFPFGENPSFKKPPFQLYDQIHNPILSKHDESPFFSNFPSPFFDEHELPLHQILPKPSIPTTLPIPSSSSDHPKKITKKDPKAIAAAPPRKRTGKKDRHSKICTAQGIRDRRMRLSLQVARKFFDLQDMLGYDKASKTIEWLFTKSKKAIKELAMEVGERENNVSITMSDGKTESFVSECEVISGIEENCSNNGGLEEKKGRKTTGNTRESREKARERARSRTEEKMMGKRIESNPSLEDYAPFVQPPSDAGTIEKLLGNSSSAAAVSCCTDPTTSFMGFLENWDLDRLNYAGNHNSIYSATTPDFPLFHQ; translated from the coding sequence ATGTTCCCATTTGGAGAAAACCCCTCTTTCAAAAAGCCTCCTTTTCAGCTTTACGATCAAATTCACAACCCTATCCTCTCCAAACACGATGAATCCCCATTCTTCTCCAACTTCCCCTCCCCATTCTTCGACGAACACGAGCTTCCCTTGCACCAAATCCTCCCGAAACCCTCAATCCCCACAACCCTACCAATACCATCCTCTTCATCAGATCACCCCaaaaaaatcaccaaaaaAGACCCCAAAGCCATCGCGGCCGCCCCTCCAAGGAAGCGAACCGGGAAAAAAGACCGGCACAGCAAGATCTGCACGGCGCAGGGGATCCGAGACCGGAGAATGAGGCTCTCCCTTCAAGTGGCAAGGAAATTCTTCGATCTCCAAGACATGTTGGGGTACGACAAAGCCAGCAAGACCATCGAGTGGCTCTTCACCAAATCGAAGAAGGCCATCAAGGAGCTGGCCATGGAggttggagagagagagaacaaTGTTTCCATCACAATGAGCGATGGAAAGACCGAATCGTTCGTGTCGGAATGCGAGGTAATCTCCGGGATCGAGGAGAACTGCTCGAACAACGGGGGATTGGAGGAGAAAAAGGGAAGGAAAACAACAGGAAACACGAGGGAGTCGAGGGAGAAGGCGAGGGAGAGGGCGCGCAGCAGAACAGAGGAGAAGATGATGGGGAAGCGCATCGAATCAAACCCTAGCCTAGAGGATTACGCCCCTTTCGTGCAGCCGCCGTCCGATGCCGGAACAATCGAGAAGCTTCTGGGGAATTCAAGCTCTGCTGCTGCTGTCTCTTGCTGCACCGATCCCACTACCAGTTTCATGGGATTTCTCGAAAACTGGGACCTGGACAGACTAAATTATGCAGGTAATCACAACTCAATTTACTCAGCCACCACCCCGGATTTTCCACTGTTTCATCAATAA
- the LOC125204060 gene encoding transcription factor bHLH30-like isoform X1, translating into MCDNNKENEENIHIITDNIEGFQIQDQNLNTSPPNMQHQHNTSTDAYLNGAADVSQILPWTLNPAHDPFLLPQARGLQYGYDGDHHLRFLTESFSQVVHPGGGGGIPFGLHAELQKMTAQEIMDAKALAASKSHSEAERRRRERINNHLAKLRSLLPSTTKTDKASLLAEVIHHVKELKRQTSLIAETSPVPTEIDEVNVDNEADEEGRAVIKASICCEDRSDLLPDLIKALKSLRLRTLKAEITTLGGRVKNVLFVTGDDECEHSMSSIEEALRAVMDKTSDQSGSGSVKRQRTNSNILDQQASLSNSIHHFMT; encoded by the exons ATGTGTGACAACAACaaagagaatgaagaaaacaTCCATATCATAACTGACAACATTGAGGGTTTCCAAATTCAGGATCAAAATCTCAACACTAGCCCTCCAAATATGCAGCACCAGCACAACACTAGCACAGATGCATACCTAAATGGAGCTGCCGACGTCTCACAGATCCTACCGTGGACCCTCAACCCGGCCCACGACCCCTTCCTCCTCCCGCAGGCCCGGGGACTGCAGTACGGATACGACGGTGACCACCACCTGAGGTTCCTCACTGAGTCGTTCAGCCAGGTTGTGCATCCCGGCGGTGGTGGCGGCATCCCTTTCGGCCTCCACGCCGAGCTGCAGAAGATGACGGCACAAGAAATCATGGATGCCAAAGCTCTCGCGGCGTCGAAAAGCCACAGCGAGGctgagagaagaagaagagagagaatcaACAACCATCTTGCTAAGCTCCGAAGCTTGCTCCCTAGCACCACCAAA ACAGACAAAGCTTCATTGCTGGCTGAAGTGATCCACCACGTGAAGGAGCTGAAGCGGCAGACATCCCTCATCGCAGAGACGAGTCCGGTCCCTACCGAGATAGACGAGGTAAACGTGGATAACGAAGCGGACGAGGAGGGTAGAGCGGTGATCAAGGCGTCCATATGCTGCGAGGATCGGTCGGATCTGTTGCCGGATCTCATCAAGGCGCTGAAATCCCTCCGCCTGCGAACACTCAAAGCGGAGATCACCACGCTCGGTGGAAGAGTGAAGAATGTGCTCTTCGTAACCGGAGATGATGAATGTGAGCACTCCATGAGCTCCATTGAAGAAGCGCTTAGAGCAGTGATGGACAAAACTAGTGATCAATCCGGTTCGGGGAGTGTGAAGAGGCAGAGAACCAATAGCAATATCCTTGATCAACAGGcttctctttcaaattcaattcatcATTTTATGACCTAA